The following proteins are encoded in a genomic region of Brachypodium distachyon strain Bd21 chromosome 1, Brachypodium_distachyon_v3.0, whole genome shotgun sequence:
- the LOC100843218 gene encoding uncharacterized protein LOC100843218 isoform X1, with the protein MAFRFPTRILLACGGGGGGLLAVLHNSHQRPQTDGDKPLASSPAAPPWVILGTVARVSSPEIPPGADISLALATPPRVSTLTIPPRVFPEKTTPDNFPSVVATDPSGLLLLHADQGRARDPSAAHRPGRRECQSWRDFIPGYFHLDAVAASALRVPNPERIMHPGHLGLLASPQGGHGHHYMLAELQPRYGSTHAATATLLCFSSEVRKWVTKVVTYPLPSRRLLSPNGVVSHSGMLWWVDLSWCLLACDPCADKPLLRAVPLPPGQALEPREAWGVLDKYRCVGVSAGKLRFVDMYRRNHDAPKISVWTLLDEDSMEWKLECEATFQDICDDETFGAAGLPRKLPVLALIDPTDPEVVYFFLEEHLVGVDVRRRKVVACGACELVAPPSEFLASRFVRAWQLPHAPSSGFFPDDTTGSGSECMESAFPASSLTYVCQVSFIISFRGLPQRFCLSSRSRVTGGNKERKRKRTHSGHGGNRDEPCP; encoded by the exons ATGGCGTTCCGATTTCCTACCAGGATCTTGCTggcatgcggcggcggcgggggcggcttGCTCGCCGTCCTACACAACTCCCATCAACGGCCGCAGACCGACGGCGACAAACCCTTGGCTTCGTCCCCAGCCGCACCGCCCTGGGTAATCCTCGGCACGGTGGCGCGGGTGTCGTCGCCCGAGATCCCTCCTGGCGCCGACATCTCCCTGGCTCtcgcgacgccgccgcgcgtcTCGACCCTCACCATCCCTCCCCGCGTCTTCCCGGAGAAGACGACGCCGGACAACTTCCCCTCCGTCGTCGCCACCGACCcctccggcctcctcctcctccacgccgACCAGGGCCGCGCCAGGGACCCGTCCGCCGCCCACCGGCCCGGTCGCCGCGAGTGCCAGTCCTGGCGCGACTTCATCCCGGGCTACTTCCATctcgacgccgtcgccgcgtCCGCGCTCCGCGTCCCCAACCCGGAGCGCATCATGCACCCGGGccacctcggcctcctcgCGTCCCCGCaaggcggccatggccaccacTACATGCTCGCGGAACTCCAGCCAAGGTACGGCAGTACCCACGCGGCCACGGCCACcctcctctgcttctcctCCGAGGTCCGGAAGTGGGTCACGAAGGTGGTGACCTACCCGCTGCCTTCCCGGCGCCTGCTCTCCCCCAACGGCGTCGTCTCGCACTCCGGGATGCTCTGGTGGGTCGACCTCAGCTGGTGCCTCCTCGCCTGCGACCCCTGCGCCGACAAGCCGCTGCTCCGCGCCGTCCCGCTCCCGCCGGGCCAGGCGCTGGAGCCCAGGGAAGCCTGGGGGGTGCTCGACAAGTACCGCTGCGTGGGCGTCAGCGCCGGCAAGCTGCGGTTCGTGGACATGTACCGGAGGAACCACGACGCCCCCAAGATCAGCGTGTGGACGCTGCTCGATGAGGATTCCATGGAATGGAAGCTCGAGTGCGAGGCCACCTTCCAGGACATCTGCGACGACGAGACCTTCGGGGCCGCTGGCCTGCCCAGGAAGCTGCCCGTCCTCGCGCTCATCGACCCGACCGACCCCGAAGTCGTCTACTTCTTCCTGGAGGAGCAcctcgtcggcgtcgacgTGCGCCGCCGCAAGGTGGTGGCTTGCGGCGCTTGCGAGCTGGTCGCGCCACCCAGCGAATTCTTGGCCAGTCGCTTCGTCCGTGCGTGGCAGCTGCCACACGCTCCCTCGTCAG GTTTCTTTCCAGATGATACTACTGGCAGTGGCTCGGAATGTATGGAGTCTGCATTCCCAGCGTCGAGTCTGACATATGTTTGTCAGGTGAGCTTCATTATCAGTTTTCGTGGATTACCTCAGAGATTTTGTTTGTCCAGTAGATCAAGGGTAACAGGGGGGAACaaagagaggaaaaggaagagaacTCACTCAGGGCACGGAGGCAACAGAGATGAGCCATGCCCTTAG
- the LOC100843218 gene encoding uncharacterized protein LOC100843218 isoform X2 translates to MAFRFPTRILLACGGGGGGLLAVLHNSHQRPQTDGDKPLASSPAAPPWVILGTVARVSSPEIPPGADISLALATPPRVSTLTIPPRVFPEKTTPDNFPSVVATDPSGLLLLHADQGRARDPSAAHRPGRRECQSWRDFIPGYFHLDAVAASALRVPNPERIMHPGHLGLLASPQGGHGHHYMLAELQPRYGSTHAATATLLCFSSEVRKWVTKVVTYPLPSRRLLSPNGVVSHSGMLWWVDLSWCLLACDPCADKPLLRAVPLPPGQALEPREAWGVLDKYRCVGVSAGKLRFVDMYRRNHDAPKISVWTLLDEDSMEWKLECEATFQDICDDETFGAAGLPRKLPVLALIDPTDPEVVYFFLEEHLVGVDVRRRKVVACGACELVAPPSEFLASRFVRAWQLPHAPSSGFFPDDTTGSGSECMESAFPASSLTYVCQVTTSSTMPLLAALL, encoded by the exons ATGGCGTTCCGATTTCCTACCAGGATCTTGCTggcatgcggcggcggcgggggcggcttGCTCGCCGTCCTACACAACTCCCATCAACGGCCGCAGACCGACGGCGACAAACCCTTGGCTTCGTCCCCAGCCGCACCGCCCTGGGTAATCCTCGGCACGGTGGCGCGGGTGTCGTCGCCCGAGATCCCTCCTGGCGCCGACATCTCCCTGGCTCtcgcgacgccgccgcgcgtcTCGACCCTCACCATCCCTCCCCGCGTCTTCCCGGAGAAGACGACGCCGGACAACTTCCCCTCCGTCGTCGCCACCGACCcctccggcctcctcctcctccacgccgACCAGGGCCGCGCCAGGGACCCGTCCGCCGCCCACCGGCCCGGTCGCCGCGAGTGCCAGTCCTGGCGCGACTTCATCCCGGGCTACTTCCATctcgacgccgtcgccgcgtCCGCGCTCCGCGTCCCCAACCCGGAGCGCATCATGCACCCGGGccacctcggcctcctcgCGTCCCCGCaaggcggccatggccaccacTACATGCTCGCGGAACTCCAGCCAAGGTACGGCAGTACCCACGCGGCCACGGCCACcctcctctgcttctcctCCGAGGTCCGGAAGTGGGTCACGAAGGTGGTGACCTACCCGCTGCCTTCCCGGCGCCTGCTCTCCCCCAACGGCGTCGTCTCGCACTCCGGGATGCTCTGGTGGGTCGACCTCAGCTGGTGCCTCCTCGCCTGCGACCCCTGCGCCGACAAGCCGCTGCTCCGCGCCGTCCCGCTCCCGCCGGGCCAGGCGCTGGAGCCCAGGGAAGCCTGGGGGGTGCTCGACAAGTACCGCTGCGTGGGCGTCAGCGCCGGCAAGCTGCGGTTCGTGGACATGTACCGGAGGAACCACGACGCCCCCAAGATCAGCGTGTGGACGCTGCTCGATGAGGATTCCATGGAATGGAAGCTCGAGTGCGAGGCCACCTTCCAGGACATCTGCGACGACGAGACCTTCGGGGCCGCTGGCCTGCCCAGGAAGCTGCCCGTCCTCGCGCTCATCGACCCGACCGACCCCGAAGTCGTCTACTTCTTCCTGGAGGAGCAcctcgtcggcgtcgacgTGCGCCGCCGCAAGGTGGTGGCTTGCGGCGCTTGCGAGCTGGTCGCGCCACCCAGCGAATTCTTGGCCAGTCGCTTCGTCCGTGCGTGGCAGCTGCCACACGCTCCCTCGTCAG GTTTCTTTCCAGATGATACTACTGGCAGTGGCTCGGAATGTATGGAGTCTGCATTCCCAGCGTCGAGTCTGACATATGTTTGTCAG GTGACAACATCCTCTACCATGCCCCTGCTAGCTGCCTTGCTATAA